A segment of the Manihot esculenta cultivar AM560-2 chromosome 13, M.esculenta_v8, whole genome shotgun sequence genome:
CCCGACGTGTCCTTCCCCAAGAAATGTGAGTGTAGCAGCCAAGCTAAACAAACAAATAGTCATTCCAACTGTACTCAAATATAGCAAGGGCTTTCTTCCAAGTTTGTCAATTAGAAGTATAGCAACCAATATGAAAACAGTCTTTGAAATGCCCACTGCAACTGTTGCAGCAAGAAGCTTTGAATTATCCTGAATCCCAGCACCTTTTAAGATTTCAGGGCTGTAATAGACAGTTGCATCTATTCCTGTGATTTGTTGGAAGCATTGAATTCCAAAACCAGTCACCAACATTCGTCGAAGTGCAGGAGAAGGGCTGAGCAGTTCACGCCACACAGCTTTTTCTTCATACTTATCTCCATTGGTATTTCCTGCAGCTTTTTGTATTTCTTCAAGTCTCTCCTCTACCTCTCTCTCATTCTCATTTGTTTTTAAGAGCACTGATCTTGCTTCTTCAACTCGATCTTGCATGACCAACCACCTTGGGGACTCGGGGATTATGAAAAGGGCAACTGCAATGAAGACTGAGGGCAAAATTCCAACAGCAAGCATTACCCTCCAACATGTGTGCACAGGAAGATTTGAAAATGCATAATTTGAAACATAACCAAGTAAAATTCCAAGATTTATGAAAATTTCAGGGAAGGAGGTGAGAGAGCCTCTTGCAATAGTTGGTGAAATCTCTGCAATATATACAGGGGCAATCATGACTCCAAAGCCGATTCCTATCCCAGCCAAAATTCTTCCAACCATAAGTATTTGGAACGAAGGAGCAAGTGCCATCATAGCTGCACCACACTGAAAGACAACAGCAGCTAAGCCCATTGTCCATTTTCTACCAATTGCATCTGATGTTCTTCCTCCAGCTAAACTACCAAAAATTGAGACGATGCTCAAACAACCAACCAGAACTTCTTCCTGCACCTCAGTTATGTTCAAATCTTCTTGGATGAATATGATTGCTCCACTCATGACACCTACATCTGTAGATTATAAGTGTTAGCTTATAACTACAAGTAGAGGTTTCAAAGATAGTAATAATGTCATTTCTGTAGGAGTTTGTTCCAAGATGAGTCTCAAAATATATGCCTGGAAAAATTCAAGATTTTGAAGCTGAAAAGAGTCAAAATGCCTCTTCTAACTACCATAACCAGAAACAAACATGTTGATCAAAATTTGACACAATCAGGGCTATGTGATCCCTAAATCAATTTG
Coding sequences within it:
- the LOC110630213 gene encoding probable polyol transporter 4 → MGLMGVQENGNGEMDVSLGGKNKYKRMDSEFTQDIDDASHHQDRSSSTRKYVLACAIFASLNSVLLGYDVGVMSGAIIFIQEDLNITEVQEEVLVGCLSIVSIFGSLAGGRTSDAIGRKWTMGLAAVVFQCGAAMMALAPSFQILMVGRILAGIGIGFGVMIAPVYIAEISPTIARGSLTSFPEIFINLGILLGYVSNYAFSNLPVHTCWRVMLAVGILPSVFIAVALFIIPESPRWLVMQDRVEEARSVLLKTNENEREVEERLEEIQKAAGNTNGDKYEEKAVWRELLSPSPALRRMLVTGFGIQCFQQITGIDATVYYSPEILKGAGIQDNSKLLAATVAVGISKTVFILVAILLIDKLGRKPLLYLSTVGMTICLFSLAATLTFLGEGHVGIALSILFICANVAFFSVGIGPICWVLTTEIFPLRLRAQAGALGAVGNRVSSGLVAMSFLSISRAISMGGTFFIFSAVSALSVIFVHMLVPETKGKSLEQIEQLFQNEREWQGGEVELGDVEHLVQKE